The genomic interval TTGTCCGGGTAGCGTCGGCCGCCGAGAACCAAGGAGTGGAGGCGTGATGACACGGTTCGGCCTGTGGCGGCCCACCGTCACCTTCTGGCGGGTGGCGACACTCGTCCTGGTCGCACTCCCGCAGCTGCTCGACACCCGCATTCCGGACCTGTGGAACGGCGCGGCCGAGCCCGTGCACGACGACACGGCGACGGTGATGGCGGTGACCTACCTGTCGTCGCCGCCGCTGCCGGAGCAATGGCTCGAGTATCTGAGCGAATCCGGACTCGCGGTGCTGGTGCCCGCGATCGCCCTCGTCCTGCCGAGCAGCTACGCGCGGACCGGAACGCTCTGGGCCGCAGGGATTCTGGCCGCGCTCGGCCTGGCGGACGGATACCTCGGCATGTCGGCTCTCGAAGGTACCGGCGGGTCGACCACGCTGCTGTTCATGTCGCCGTGCTACCTGCTGGCCGCGATCACGCTCGGGCTCAGTGCCCGATCGGCCCACACCGAACCGAGCGAGCCCACGCCGAATTAGGCGGGAAGGTCGACTCAGCCGACGCGGCTCTCCTCCGCCACCCCGTGCGGACGAGAGCGCTCGATGAGCGGCAGGGTGCGTAGCTGGCGTTCCAGATGCCATTGCAGGTGAGCGGCGGTGAGGCCGCTGGCCTGGCGGCGGACCGGTTCGGGCACGGCATCGATGCCGGACCATTCGCCGCGATACAGGGCGTGCATCAGATCCAGCACACCGACGGCCGGAGTCGCCGAGCCCGGCGGGCGGCAGTGCACGCACACCGCTCCCCCGGCCGCCACGTGGAAGGCCCGGTGCGGGCCCGGCGTGGCACACCGGGCGCATTCGTCCAACGCCGGGGCCCAGCCCGCGAAACCCATGGCGCGCAACAGGAATGCGTCCAGGATCAGCTCGTGCGGGCGCTGGTGGGAGGCGAGGGCGCGCAGGGCGCCGGCGGTCAGGGTGTGCAGCCGCGGCGCCGGAGCGCGCTCCTCACCGGCCAGCCGCTCGGCGGTCTCGAGCACCGCGCACGCGGTGGTGTAGCGCCCGTAGTCGGCGACGATCTCCGACGCGAACGCCTCCACCGTGTGCACCTGGGTGACGGTATCGAGGTTGCGCCCCGGATACAGCTGAATGTCGACATAGGCGAACGGCTCCAGCCGAGCCCCGAACTTCGACCGCGTCCGCCGCACCCCCTTGGCCACCGCCCGCACCAGCCCGTGCTGCCGCGTCAGCAACGTGACGATACGATCGGCCTCCCCCAGCTTGTGCTGGCGCAACACCACCGCATGGTCCCGATACAAACGCACGGCCCCATCCTCCCACGCCCCGCCGACGACGCGGGACACCACACCGTCACGGGAATCGCCGAAGACCCGGCACCGAGTCCTGGCGGATCAGTAGGCACGGCCGGAGTCCGGCTTGATGCGCCACGCCTCCACAAGAGGCCGACAGGCCGCGCCCTTGCGCGGGCAATCCTCCCGGCGACAATCCCGATGCTGCTGCATCGCGGCGAGCGCCTGCGGCACCGTGAACGGCCGCCCCGGTACTCATGACTGCCCCAGCTGACATGAGAATGCCGTCCAGCGAGCGAAACTCATTCGCGGCCAGACGGTTTCGACGTCTGTGATGCACATCAGCGCGTGCAGCTGGACCACGTCCAGGTGGCTGGGCGATGGCGTGATCACGGCATCGACATCGGCGGCACGTACCTGGTCGACCAGCGGGAGCACCGATGAGCTCGGCCAATACAGGGCATACCCGAGTTGCCTTGCGAACCTGCGGATAGCGACAATGGCACTTTCACGGACACGGCCGAAAGAGTGCCACGTTCAAGCAAACCGCTGTGGTCAGTATTCCAATTCGAGCATGTCCGAGAGCTGTCGCGTCTCCGGTGTCAGCATGCGTCGACGGCTGACGATCCGGCCGAGCAGATCCTTCGCCATGCGCTGTTCGACCAGCCACGGTCCGGCCTCGTGAAACAGCTTCGTGGCAAGAGTGGGTCGAGATGAATCCAGGCCTGGGCCTTGGCTGCTGACCACGTAGTCCGGATACAGACGCACGGGCTCGCCTACCGTCACGGCTGGACCCCCACCCCCTCCGCATACACCTGGATGATGCGGGGGGCGTGGATCGTGCGCAGCATGAGGGTGGTCCAGCCGGTGCGGGAGCGGTTTACGGCGAAGTCGTCGGCCTCGAGGAGCATGCGTTCGGGGCCCTGGTGTTCCATCGTGACCGCCGGGTGACCG from Nocardia wallacei carries:
- the recO gene encoding DNA repair protein RecO translates to MRLYRDHAVVLRQHKLGEADRIVTLLTRQHGLVRAVAKGVRRTRSKFGARLEPFAYVDIQLYPGRNLDTVTQVHTVEAFASEIVADYGRYTTACAVLETAERLAGEERAPAPRLHTLTAGALRALASHQRPHELILDAFLLRAMGFAGWAPALDECARCATPGPHRAFHVAAGGAVCVHCRPPGSATPAVGVLDLMHALYRGEWSGIDAVPEPVRRQASGLTAAHLQWHLERQLRTLPLIERSRPHGVAEESRVG